In Microbacterium sp. zg-Y818, the genomic window CTGCAGCGGCGTGGCGCGCACGTCGCCCTGGCCGAACCCCGACAGGGCGGTCTGTGCGTCGTCGAGCGCCGGGGGATAGACCGAGGGCGTGGACTCCAGCGGGAGCGAGAACGAGGTGCCGAAGCCGTACTTCTCGGCCTCCTCGAGGATGACGTCGTCGCCCAGCTCCACGGCCAGTTCGGCGAACGGGATGTTGCAGCTGAGGCGCAGGGCGTCGGCGATGGTGACCGTCTCGCCCTCGCCGCAGGTGCCGCCCCCGGCATTGCGCACGATGCTCGAGGACTGCGGAAGCGTGTAGGTCGCCGGGTTGGGGAGGGTCGACTGCGCGGTCCACTCGCCGGTGGACAGGGCGGCGGATGCCACGACGAGCTTGAACGTCGACCCCGGCGGGTTCAGGTTGCCGGCGATCGCCCGGTTGTCCAGCGGCTTCAGCGGGTCGTCCTCGAGCGCGGTGTAGGCCGCCTCGACGGCGGCCGTGTCGTGCGAGGCCAGCAGGTTCGTGTCGTAGCTGGGGCTCGAGACCATCGCCAGGATGCGCCCCGTCGAGGGCTCGATGGCCACCACGGCGCCCCGCAGGTCGCCGAGGGCGTCGTAGGCGGCGCGCTGCACCGCGGCATCCAGGCTCAGGACCACGTTGGACCCGCGCGGCTGCTGACCGGTGATGATCTGCTCGATGCGCGAGAGGAACTGCGAGTCGGCGGTGCCGCTGAGCTCCTGGTTCATGGCGCGCTCAATGCCGGTGGCCGAACCCAGCACCGGGTTGATCCATCCGGTGACGGGCGCCCACATGTCGGGATCGGTGTAGACCCGCTGCCAGGCGTAGAGGTCGTCGCTGGGCACGGACATCGCGATCGCGGCGCCGCTGGCGATGATCGACCCGCGCTGCACCTCGAAGGTGTCGTACAGGGCGCGGCGGTTCAGCGGGTTGTCGCCGAGGGCATCGGCCTGCACCACCTGGAT contains:
- a CDS encoding penicillin-binding protein 2, whose amino-acid sequence is MTKELRRLSMLVLAMFLALFASTSVIQVVQADALGDNPLNRRALYDTFEVQRGSIIASGAAIAMSVPSDDLYAWQRVYTDPDMWAPVTGWINPVLGSATGIERAMNQELSGTADSQFLSRIEQIITGQQPRGSNVVLSLDAAVQRAAYDALGDLRGAVVAIEPSTGRILAMVSSPSYDTNLLASHDTAAVEAAYTALEDDPLKPLDNRAIAGNLNPPGSTFKLVVASAALSTGEWTAQSTLPNPATYTLPQSSSIVRNAGGGTCGEGETVTIADALRLSCNIPFAELAVELGDDVILEEAEKYGFGTSFSLPLESTPSVYPPALDDAQTALSGFGQGDVRATPLQMAMVSAGIANQGVVMNPRMVDAIIAADFTEQQRFDDTEFGRALSADLAAAMTTMMVADVQSGVASGATIDGVDVAGKTGTAENGVDDPYTLWFTGFAPADDPEVAVAVVIEDGGGLGQSGSSNRIAAPIAAKVMEAVLSR